A genomic region of Porticoccaceae bacterium LTM1 contains the following coding sequences:
- a CDS encoding chemotaxis protein CheW: MSVRSSSAFQTLVALDEYCRQGGARLPAQKEAIPTVSVICFVLDNTRYAVPFADVVELLEPPPCTRLPRVQDWVRGVANVRGRLLPIIDLAAYCGSSLTSAPKQQRVLVLDKHGIFVGLLVDEIVGMRHFPVDTFVEDAGTEKILSPYLEGGFRDGNRVWGLFRFAQLAGDMRFMNVTA, translated from the coding sequence GTGAGCGTGAGATCTTCTTCAGCGTTTCAAACGCTGGTAGCGCTCGATGAATACTGTCGTCAGGGCGGCGCCAGGCTGCCTGCACAGAAAGAAGCTATCCCGACAGTGTCGGTGATTTGCTTTGTTCTGGATAACACCCGGTACGCAGTGCCTTTCGCTGACGTTGTCGAATTGCTAGAGCCTCCTCCCTGCACGCGTCTTCCTCGAGTGCAGGATTGGGTTCGCGGCGTTGCCAATGTCCGCGGCCGACTACTTCCAATTATTGATCTCGCGGCGTACTGCGGCAGCAGCCTGACCTCTGCTCCAAAGCAGCAGCGTGTACTGGTGTTGGACAAGCACGGAATTTTTGTGGGCTTGCTGGTCGATGAAATCGTCGGTATGCGCCACTTTCCAGTGGATACCTTCGTGGAGGACGCTGGAACGGAAAAAATATTGTCGCCCTATCTCGAAGGGGGGTTCAGGGACGGCAATCGAGTTTGGGGATTGTTCCGGTTTGCACAATTGGCCGGAGATATGCGGTTTATGAATGTAACCGCCTAG
- a CDS encoding response regulator encodes MSIESGNLHGLEWLVDEIEESLKQAFEALDSYLKDPSDETQIRFCQTHIHQVNGTLKIAECHGAIQLANEMEDLVEAIIADNIANTSEASEVLVQAILKLPAYIRQIVMCGSDQPATLIALMNDLRAVRGKQLLSEGSLFNPEIPLIKASGSETLLDNTAFVELLKKLRQMYQVALLGLIRNTDRDKNIGYIEKVFRRLQELATGNPQQQLWQVALGVIEGVSKNSISLSSGMKFLLRSLEREIRQLQQGGVEALKQPVAPGLLKNLLYYIAASNASSQRIDFIRKAYQLENALPEGSIRGEGSLSANFDPGAVKAIANTLLEELGVSKEALTEYQHTGSSNHELIARTRELVARMADTLEFVGLAKMGQQLRELAEELQKASSSETPLNDEELDQIATRLVDCETLLNAWGNSGGLQSESVDQSEIELQQARQTLLREMRTGLEKIKENVVEFISSQWDRHFLEQTPQMLKEVRGALMMMGMMRPSEVIEAAGDYIENHLLDSIEIPEWPMLDCLADVITSIEYYLEAHDQSNDEEKHNILAQAEHGAKVLRGELAPAVNEQKSKVDTAPKVEQVEEERETTPESELPTFDLDDVDSLSLDIDLSAFDSGAETPNVESVEAEAPPSYEEPLTSVPETTATDTECQQPESTEQSATEEQEFDEDFDEEIVEVFVEEAAEVLETLHDLVPVWQLDLNNERTLADIRRSYHTLKGSGRMVSANRIGDFAWAVEDMLNRVIDGRVPLGPVVAEVVARCSAVMPELVAAFEQRRQPENAALAAELQGVAESIASGSTYDIAQLPTVDLADEPAEEEVEDNLLVVFAKETQQHLEAISEFLSLAQQSAPDYPVPTEQLQRAFHTLKGSAHMAEVVDLAQLLTPLEHLVKEFFNFQLPVIEELVSLLNDVVTTLCSSIPVLENSENPTVDDLQEMLARIEQIHQQSIQPLLSGAQADDQTPPADRRTLQALMSGGLHNLLALDEAMNSWRETGLQPQWQTLADESKQLQQGAVEAGETPLADLAERLAITFNVAAELQTAQTGIVDELLPVFDHLLDMMDTVAAEQALANPGQQIDALNQLVEAMQQQPEEVVENDEEEVESVDLVVEPEITDALSISLAANTEVGGLDDEPLVLEVSEQVPVSIENTELLFAEPVGLMDTDEIVPELAEVSLETGEFIHLEHDDQELTVEFDEQLLESVLEAEAEAEAEAEAEAEAEAEAEAEAEAEAEAEAEAEAEAEAEAEAEAEAEAEAEAEAEAEAEAEAEAEAEAEAEAEAEAEAEAEAEAEAEAEAEAEAEAEAEAEAEAEAEAEAEKPAPEPLLNAANVPQPREQSADNEILEIFLEEADELLESIDQCIQEWQKKPDSVASCEELKRHLHTFKGGARMADQADLGEVSHDFETWLIETDGDAHNDAFFETLQARQDELHQKTRQLRGDKQPEEAKESEQSQLPAEAPVKSIVSGGMAQLISAARGGHDNASNQPQEMVKVNATLLDGLVNMAGETSIARGRVEQQISEFSFALDEMNTTIRRLQDQVRRLGIETEAQVMFRREQIEASDNRDDFDPLEMDRYSKLQQLSRSLMESASDLQDLKDTLNLKSREAESLLIQQGRINTDLQEGLMRSRMVPFSRLVPRLRRIVRQVSAELGKQVDLRLMNVEGEMDRSVLEKILPALDHMLRNAIDHGIESVEQRHAAGKPDQGIISLDLKREGGDIVIRLADDGRGLNIDAIRQKAIKVGLMAEDAQLSDQEVVQFILEAGFSTSENVSHISGRGVGMDVVNAEVRQLGGVIAIRTEQGVGTEFQVRLPFTVSVNRALMIEVADDLYALPLTSIDGVVRLTPSELEHFYRNPMARYKYGASEYSVRNLGSLLHAGTPPRISAEEELIPLVLVRSEQQSYAVQVDRLVGSSEIVVKTLGTQFSVVPGLSGATVLGDGRVVVILDLLALLRTQKQLSGGKVQWLEDASAADSRVTVPTVMVVDDSVTVRKVTSRFLERENFNVLTAKDGADAMRLLRDHDPDVMLLDIEMPRMDGFEVASRLRSMARFESLPIIMITSRTGDKHRERALSLGVNHYLGKPYREEDLLKSINELLNREPAMVAQELAE; translated from the coding sequence GTGAGTATTGAAAGCGGAAATCTTCATGGCCTCGAGTGGCTGGTCGATGAGATCGAAGAATCTCTCAAGCAGGCCTTTGAAGCGCTCGATAGCTATCTCAAGGATCCGTCCGATGAGACCCAGATTCGGTTTTGTCAGACCCATATCCATCAGGTAAACGGTACCCTGAAAATTGCCGAGTGCCATGGTGCCATTCAGTTGGCCAACGAGATGGAAGATCTGGTTGAGGCGATCATTGCAGATAATATTGCCAATACCAGTGAGGCAAGTGAGGTACTGGTTCAGGCTATTCTCAAATTGCCAGCCTATATTCGGCAAATTGTTATGTGTGGCAGCGACCAGCCTGCCACGCTCATTGCCCTGATGAATGACCTGCGGGCGGTACGAGGAAAACAACTTCTGTCCGAAGGGTCGTTATTTAATCCTGAAATTCCACTAATAAAAGCCAGTGGCTCAGAGACACTTCTCGACAATACCGCGTTTGTGGAGTTGTTGAAAAAACTGCGCCAGATGTATCAGGTTGCACTGCTGGGACTGATTCGTAATACCGATCGTGATAAAAACATCGGTTACATCGAAAAAGTATTTCGTCGCCTGCAAGAGCTGGCCACTGGGAATCCCCAACAGCAACTTTGGCAAGTTGCCCTCGGTGTAATTGAAGGGGTCAGCAAAAACAGTATTTCACTGTCTTCCGGGATGAAATTCCTGCTCCGTTCCCTGGAGCGGGAGATACGCCAGCTGCAACAGGGTGGTGTTGAAGCCTTGAAGCAGCCGGTTGCCCCTGGCCTGCTAAAAAACCTGCTTTATTACATTGCGGCCAGTAACGCCAGCTCCCAGCGTATCGACTTTATTCGCAAAGCGTATCAGCTCGAAAATGCACTGCCGGAAGGCAGTATCAGGGGTGAGGGTAGCTTATCAGCCAACTTTGATCCCGGTGCTGTTAAGGCAATTGCCAATACTTTGCTTGAAGAACTGGGAGTTTCCAAGGAAGCGCTTACCGAGTACCAACACACCGGCAGCAGCAACCACGAGTTGATAGCGCGAACCAGGGAACTGGTTGCGCGAATGGCGGATACACTGGAATTTGTCGGCCTGGCCAAGATGGGGCAACAGCTTCGCGAACTGGCTGAAGAGCTGCAAAAAGCGTCTTCAAGTGAAACACCTCTGAATGACGAAGAGCTGGATCAAATTGCTACCCGACTGGTGGATTGCGAAACCTTGCTGAATGCCTGGGGCAATTCGGGAGGCCTGCAATCAGAGAGTGTCGACCAGTCAGAAATCGAACTTCAGCAAGCTCGCCAGACTCTGCTCAGGGAGATGCGCACCGGTCTGGAAAAAATCAAGGAAAACGTGGTCGAGTTTATCTCATCGCAGTGGGATCGCCATTTCCTGGAACAGACTCCGCAAATGCTCAAGGAAGTCCGTGGTGCCCTGATGATGATGGGAATGATGCGACCATCGGAGGTCATCGAAGCAGCAGGCGACTACATCGAAAATCACCTGCTGGATAGTATCGAAATTCCAGAGTGGCCAATGCTGGATTGCCTAGCCGATGTGATCACCAGTATCGAGTACTACCTGGAAGCGCATGACCAGAGTAATGACGAAGAAAAACACAATATTTTGGCCCAGGCCGAGCACGGTGCAAAAGTATTGCGCGGTGAATTGGCTCCAGCGGTAAACGAACAGAAATCAAAAGTCGATACCGCGCCTAAAGTCGAGCAGGTCGAAGAGGAGCGCGAGACGACCCCAGAGAGTGAACTTCCGACCTTCGATCTTGACGACGTAGACAGTCTGTCTCTGGACATCGATCTGAGTGCGTTTGACTCTGGGGCGGAAACGCCGAATGTCGAGTCGGTAGAAGCCGAAGCACCACCTTCTTATGAAGAACCGTTAACTTCTGTACCGGAGACGACAGCTACCGATACAGAGTGTCAGCAGCCTGAAAGTACTGAACAGTCGGCTACAGAAGAGCAAGAGTTTGATGAAGACTTCGACGAAGAAATTGTTGAAGTCTTCGTCGAAGAAGCCGCCGAAGTACTGGAAACTCTGCACGATCTGGTTCCCGTATGGCAGCTTGACCTGAATAACGAACGTACGCTCGCCGATATTCGCCGCAGTTACCACACCCTCAAGGGCAGTGGTCGAATGGTGAGCGCCAACCGCATTGGCGACTTTGCCTGGGCTGTGGAAGACATGCTCAACCGGGTAATTGATGGACGTGTGCCACTGGGCCCGGTGGTGGCCGAAGTGGTAGCTCGCTGCTCTGCGGTAATGCCGGAGCTTGTTGCAGCCTTTGAGCAACGCCGCCAGCCGGAAAATGCGGCGCTGGCTGCTGAGCTGCAAGGAGTCGCTGAAAGCATTGCCAGTGGTAGCACTTACGATATTGCCCAGCTTCCGACAGTTGATTTGGCCGATGAACCGGCAGAAGAGGAAGTTGAAGACAACCTGCTGGTGGTATTTGCCAAAGAGACTCAGCAGCATCTGGAGGCGATCTCCGAATTCCTGTCCTTGGCCCAGCAGTCTGCGCCTGATTATCCGGTGCCGACTGAACAGCTTCAGCGCGCTTTCCATACCCTTAAAGGCAGTGCTCATATGGCTGAGGTGGTTGACCTCGCCCAATTGCTGACGCCTTTGGAGCACCTGGTCAAGGAGTTCTTTAACTTCCAGCTGCCAGTGATTGAAGAACTGGTCAGTTTGTTGAACGACGTTGTAACCACGCTTTGCTCCTCTATTCCTGTATTGGAAAACTCCGAAAATCCAACGGTAGATGACCTGCAGGAGATGCTTGCTCGCATTGAGCAGATTCATCAGCAGTCGATTCAGCCGCTGCTTAGCGGAGCTCAGGCCGACGATCAAACTCCGCCTGCCGATCGTCGTACATTACAGGCCTTGATGAGTGGTGGTCTGCACAACCTGCTCGCTCTCGACGAGGCAATGAATTCCTGGCGTGAAACTGGCTTGCAGCCGCAATGGCAGACCCTTGCTGATGAATCGAAACAGTTACAGCAGGGCGCAGTGGAAGCGGGAGAAACTCCTCTTGCGGATCTCGCAGAGCGTTTGGCGATAACGTTCAATGTGGCAGCGGAACTTCAAACTGCGCAAACAGGCATCGTCGACGAGTTGTTGCCGGTCTTTGACCATCTGCTCGATATGATGGATACCGTCGCTGCCGAGCAAGCTCTGGCCAACCCAGGGCAGCAGATTGATGCACTGAACCAGCTCGTCGAAGCCATGCAGCAACAACCGGAAGAGGTTGTTGAGAATGATGAAGAGGAAGTCGAATCAGTTGATTTGGTAGTTGAGCCTGAAATCACAGATGCGCTTTCAATCTCTTTGGCTGCCAATACCGAGGTGGGTGGTCTGGACGACGAGCCACTTGTTCTGGAAGTGAGTGAGCAGGTTCCGGTATCTATTGAAAATACCGAACTGCTGTTTGCAGAGCCTGTTGGCCTCATGGACACAGACGAGATTGTTCCTGAGCTAGCCGAAGTGAGCCTCGAAACCGGCGAATTTATCCATTTGGAGCATGACGATCAGGAATTAACTGTTGAGTTTGACGAGCAACTGCTCGAATCTGTTCTGGAAGCCGAAGCCGAAGCCGAAGCCGAAGCCGAAGCCGAAGCCGAAGCCGAAGCCGAAGCCGAAGCCGAAGCCGAAGCCGAAGCCGAAGCCGAAGCCGAAGCCGAAGCCGAAGCCGAAGCCGAAGCCGAAGCCGAAGCCGAAGCCGAAGCCGAAGCCGAAGCCGAAGCCGAAGCCGAAGCCGAAGCCGAAGCCGAAGCCGAAGCCGAAGCCGAAGCCGAAGCCGAAGCCGAAGCCGAAGCCGAAGCCGAAGCCGAAGCCGAAGCCGAAGCCGAAGCCGAAGCCGAAGCCGAAGCCGAAGCCGAAGCCGAAGCCGAAGCCGAAGCCGAAGCCGAAGCCGAAAAGCCGGCACCGGAGCCGCTACTCAATGCGGCCAATGTACCGCAGCCCAGAGAGCAGAGCGCCGACAACGAAATTCTGGAAATTTTCCTCGAAGAAGCCGACGAGCTTCTGGAGAGTATCGACCAGTGCATTCAGGAATGGCAGAAAAAGCCGGACAGTGTCGCGTCTTGTGAAGAACTCAAACGCCATCTGCACACCTTTAAGGGTGGTGCCCGCATGGCCGACCAGGCCGATCTGGGTGAGGTCAGCCACGACTTTGAGACCTGGTTGATTGAAACAGACGGCGATGCTCACAACGACGCTTTCTTTGAAACGCTTCAGGCACGCCAGGACGAGCTACACCAAAAAACCCGCCAGCTGCGTGGTGACAAGCAGCCGGAAGAGGCGAAAGAGTCTGAGCAATCACAGTTGCCAGCTGAAGCTCCGGTGAAGAGCATTGTCTCCGGTGGTATGGCGCAACTGATTTCTGCGGCAAGAGGTGGACACGATAACGCCTCAAACCAGCCGCAGGAGATGGTCAAGGTTAATGCCACCCTGCTGGATGGCCTGGTGAATATGGCCGGTGAAACCTCCATTGCCCGTGGCCGTGTTGAACAACAGATTAGCGAATTCAGCTTTGCGCTGGATGAAATGAACACCACTATTCGCCGCCTTCAGGACCAGGTGCGTCGCCTGGGTATTGAGACCGAGGCGCAGGTGATGTTCCGCCGTGAGCAGATTGAGGCTTCCGATAACCGCGACGATTTTGACCCGCTGGAAATGGACCGTTACTCCAAATTGCAGCAGCTGTCTCGCTCGCTGATGGAGTCGGCGTCCGACTTGCAGGACCTGAAAGACACCCTCAACCTAAAATCGCGCGAAGCTGAATCACTGCTGATCCAGCAGGGTCGTATTAATACCGACCTGCAGGAAGGGTTGATGCGCTCACGTATGGTGCCGTTCAGCCGTCTGGTACCGCGCCTGCGTCGCATTGTTCGCCAGGTTTCTGCCGAGTTAGGTAAACAGGTTGACCTGCGCCTGATGAATGTAGAAGGCGAGATGGATCGTTCGGTACTGGAGAAAATATTGCCAGCGCTGGATCACATGCTGCGCAACGCAATTGACCACGGTATTGAATCTGTCGAACAGCGTCACGCTGCCGGCAAGCCGGATCAGGGAATTATCAGCCTCGACCTGAAGCGAGAGGGTGGCGATATCGTGATTCGCCTGGCGGATGACGGCCGCGGCCTGAATATCGACGCTATTCGCCAAAAAGCGATCAAAGTGGGGCTGATGGCCGAAGATGCTCAGCTCAGTGATCAGGAGGTCGTTCAGTTTATTCTCGAAGCTGGCTTCTCAACCTCTGAGAATGTGTCCCATATTTCCGGTCGCGGCGTCGGTATGGATGTGGTGAACGCCGAAGTGCGCCAGCTTGGCGGTGTGATTGCGATTCGCACCGAGCAGGGCGTCGGCACCGAATTCCAGGTGCGTCTGCCGTTTACCGTATCGGTGAACCGCGCCCTGATGATTGAAGTTGCGGATGATCTCTACGCCCTGCCGCTGACCTCCATCGACGGTGTGGTTCGTCTCACTCCATCAGAACTGGAACATTTTTATCGCAACCCGATGGCACGCTACAAATACGGTGCCTCGGAATACAGTGTTCGCAACCTGGGCTCTTTGCTCCACGCTGGCACGCCGCCGCGTATCAGTGCCGAAGAGGAATTGATTCCGCTGGTATTGGTTCGCTCAGAGCAGCAGTCCTATGCGGTGCAGGTAGATCGCCTGGTGGGCAGTAGCGAAATTGTGGTGAAGACCCTTGGCACCCAGTTCAGTGTGGTGCCCGGACTTTCCGGTGCTACCGTATTGGGTGATGGCCGCGTGGTGGTGATTCTCGACTTACTGGCGCTGCTGCGTACCCAGAAGCAGCTCAGTGGTGGCAAGGTTCAGTGGCTGGAGGATGCTTCTGCGGCTGACAGTCGAGTTACCGTACCGACCGTTATGGTGGTGGATGACTCGGTGACTGTGCGCAAGGTAACCAGCCGCTTCCTGGAGCGGGAAAACTTCAATGTGTTGACCGCAAAAGACGGTGCCGACGCAATGCGTCTGCTGCGCGACCACGATCCGGATGTAATGTTGCTGGATATCGAAATGCCAAGAATGGATGGCTTCGAAGTGGCCAGCCGACTGCGCTCCATGGCTCGTTTTGAGTCACTGCCAATTATCATGATCACGTCCAGAACCGGTGATAAGCACCGCGAACGGGCCCTGTCGCTGGGTGTAAACCATTACCTTGGTAAACCCTATCGCGAGGAAGATCTGTTGAAATCGATCAACGAACTGCTTAACCGCGAACCTGCAATGGTTGCGCAGGAGCTTGCTGAATGA
- a CDS encoding methyl-accepting chemotaxis protein — translation MITGAKKAKFSVTQLLLTILLVAAMAFVAFNVMQIVDSAERDRENRDRVSQLDILSTQLTSHVDDATSGSDKAFDDLKLTVDSMDQSWKRLKASLRNDDNLDSSKLSLMDNSWGLVQEKANTILADRETILYLNQVASTLNNTLPELQQAHLDVVDILIEGRSPGDQIAQAVEQAWRVERIGRNIDKMLAGGSDAEAAADQFNLDANKFGKVLEGMRNGDAVMGISRVVNRRARENLDLISERFQFVSNEVQAIFEATPALFRARQASEVIDDESLTLDNEITALEGIINELPKQRQFTDQTALLGGGAALLILFLMGVISWTATRRSAKDSNEANERNQGALIRLLDEIGGLAEGDLTSEATVTEDFTGAIADSINYAIDQLRILVSRIQDTAENVAASANETRATALELSDASEHQAQEIIGASAAINEMAVTIDQVSTNAAESAVVAERSVSIAKKGGEVVRDTITGMDTIREQIQDTSKRIKRLGESSQEIGDIVSLINEIADQTNILALNAAIQASMAGEAGRGFAVVADEVQGLAERSASATKQIASLVKTIQTDTNEAVSSMESTTTEVVKGAELAHNAGVALEEIEKVSADLAELIQDISTAARQQAKTASHVSGTMNVIREISSQTLSGTTATAQSVGELAEMAVDMRESVSGFKLPEVAGHEDAVEEHEEFAEQDHGTAGFDPYGQLPVRESDEEEHGRNADELVMMAEDIADTLSTDSYESGRNSSDDIDLDISEDQLLVADFDREEDELSVEISDEERVS, via the coding sequence ATGATTACCGGTGCAAAAAAGGCCAAGTTCAGTGTCACACAGCTATTGCTGACCATCTTGTTGGTTGCAGCAATGGCGTTTGTGGCTTTTAACGTAATGCAGATAGTCGATAGTGCAGAGCGCGACCGGGAAAACAGAGACCGGGTATCGCAGCTCGACATTCTGTCGACGCAGTTGACGTCCCATGTGGATGATGCGACGTCAGGCAGTGACAAGGCCTTTGATGACCTCAAGCTCACCGTGGACAGCATGGACCAGAGCTGGAAAAGATTGAAAGCCAGTCTGCGCAATGATGATAATCTCGACAGCAGCAAGCTTTCCCTGATGGACAACTCCTGGGGGTTGGTACAGGAAAAAGCCAATACCATTTTGGCAGACAGGGAAACCATCCTCTATCTGAACCAGGTGGCTTCAACCCTGAACAATACTCTGCCTGAATTGCAGCAGGCTCACCTTGATGTGGTGGATATTCTGATTGAAGGTCGTTCACCGGGCGACCAGATTGCCCAGGCTGTTGAGCAGGCGTGGCGAGTGGAGCGCATCGGTCGTAACATCGATAAGATGCTGGCTGGTGGCAGCGATGCCGAAGCCGCCGCTGACCAGTTTAACCTCGATGCGAACAAGTTCGGTAAAGTGCTGGAAGGGATGCGCAACGGCGATGCGGTAATGGGGATTTCCCGAGTAGTTAACCGTCGTGCCCGCGAAAACCTCGACCTGATCAGTGAGCGCTTTCAGTTTGTAAGTAACGAAGTACAAGCTATTTTTGAAGCGACTCCGGCACTGTTCCGTGCTCGTCAGGCATCCGAAGTGATTGACGACGAATCCCTCACCCTCGATAACGAAATCACCGCGTTGGAAGGGATCATCAATGAGCTGCCGAAGCAGCGTCAGTTCACCGATCAGACTGCTTTGTTGGGTGGCGGTGCTGCACTGTTGATTCTGTTCCTGATGGGGGTTATCTCCTGGACAGCTACCCGCCGCAGCGCGAAAGACTCCAATGAAGCCAACGAGCGTAACCAGGGAGCACTGATTCGACTGCTGGATGAAATTGGCGGTCTTGCAGAAGGTGACCTGACTTCTGAAGCGACAGTAACCGAAGACTTCACCGGTGCTATTGCTGACTCCATCAACTACGCAATTGACCAGCTGCGGATTCTGGTTTCCCGAATTCAGGATACTGCCGAGAACGTGGCGGCGTCCGCTAACGAAACCCGTGCTACAGCACTGGAACTGTCTGATGCCTCTGAGCACCAGGCTCAGGAAATTATCGGTGCTTCTGCGGCCATTAACGAAATGGCGGTGACCATTGACCAGGTATCTACCAATGCTGCCGAATCGGCCGTGGTAGCGGAGCGCTCGGTATCCATCGCTAAAAAAGGTGGTGAGGTTGTACGTGACACCATCACCGGCATGGACACCATTCGCGAACAGATTCAGGACACCTCGAAACGAATCAAGCGACTGGGTGAATCCTCCCAGGAGATTGGTGACATCGTAAGCCTGATTAACGAGATTGCCGACCAGACCAACATTCTGGCATTGAACGCCGCGATTCAGGCGTCCATGGCCGGTGAAGCGGGCCGCGGTTTCGCGGTGGTTGCGGACGAGGTACAGGGGCTGGCTGAACGCTCTGCCTCGGCGACCAAGCAGATTGCCTCGCTGGTAAAAACCATTCAGACCGATACCAACGAAGCGGTAAGCTCGATGGAGTCCACCACCACCGAGGTAGTGAAGGGTGCGGAACTTGCCCACAACGCTGGTGTGGCACTGGAAGAGATCGAGAAGGTATCTGCCGACCTCGCGGAATTGATTCAGGATATCTCCACCGCCGCACGCCAGCAGGCCAAGACTGCCAGCCACGTGTCAGGCACCATGAACGTAATTCGGGAAATTTCCTCGCAAACCCTGTCCGGTACCACTGCCACTGCCCAGTCGGTTGGTGAGTTGGCCGAGATGGCGGTTGACATGCGTGAGTCGGTATCTGGCTTTAAGCTGCCAGAAGTGGCTGGTCATGAAGATGCTGTTGAGGAGCATGAAGAATTTGCAGAGCAGGATCATGGCACAGCAGGCTTCGATCCATATGGCCAGCTTCCGGTTCGTGAAAGCGATGAGGAAGAACACGGCCGCAATGCAGACGAATTGGTAATGATGGCTGAAGATATCGCTGACACTCTTTCGACCGATTCTTATGAAAGCGGGCGCAACAGCTCCGATGACATTGACCTGGATATCAGTGAAGACCAACTTTTGGTGGCTGATTTCGACCGGGAAGAGGATGAGTTATCGGTAGAAATCAGCGACGAAGAACGAGTTTCCTGA
- a CDS encoding protein-glutamate O-methyltransferase CheR yields the protein MSPVAMRTPADLDENVYQLWCQRFERQIGVRIGDDRRLGVCGRIVERMAACEMDAETYFNFATGDHPASISEWQLLTDELVVKETRFFRHPESIDFAVECWRQHQQSGGGSFSVWSLGCASGEETYSLAMAMSQAHTNSAVNYGVFGVDVSRAAIASARRGEYDSTRMSQLEPVLLDHCFQKTGEGRYQIKQTIKRRTCFIQANLLENNQNSLFSNADIIFCQNLLPYFRRWQRQELVKRLASSLKPGGRLIVGPGELSDWRPPALERDGGKTVQVYRRPGEES from the coding sequence ATGAGCCCAGTGGCGATGCGAACGCCAGCCGATTTGGATGAAAACGTGTACCAACTCTGGTGCCAGCGTTTTGAACGGCAAATTGGGGTTCGCATTGGTGATGATCGTCGGCTTGGAGTCTGTGGTCGAATTGTCGAACGCATGGCTGCCTGCGAAATGGATGCGGAAACGTATTTTAATTTTGCAACAGGCGATCATCCGGCGAGCATCTCAGAGTGGCAGCTTTTGACGGATGAGCTTGTGGTCAAGGAGACCCGGTTTTTTCGTCACCCGGAGTCAATCGACTTTGCGGTAGAGTGCTGGCGCCAACATCAACAGTCGGGGGGCGGTAGTTTTTCGGTGTGGAGTCTGGGGTGTGCAAGCGGTGAAGAGACTTATTCACTGGCGATGGCAATGAGCCAGGCTCACACAAATAGCGCTGTAAATTACGGGGTGTTTGGTGTTGATGTCAGCCGTGCCGCAATTGCTTCTGCACGGCGAGGTGAATACGACTCAACCAGGATGTCCCAACTTGAACCGGTTTTGCTGGATCACTGTTTTCAGAAAACCGGTGAAGGGCGTTACCAAATAAAACAAACAATAAAGCGCCGCACCTGCTTTATTCAGGCAAATTTGTTGGAAAATAATCAAAACAGCCTGTTCAGTAATGCGGACATAATCTTTTGCCAGAACCTGTTGCCCTACTTTAGACGTTGGCAGCGACAGGAACTGGTGAAACGACTGGCGAGCAGTCTGAAACCCGGAGGTCGCTTGATAGTAGGCCCCGGTGAATTGTCAGACTGGCGACCACCAGCATTAGAGCGGGACGGGGGGAAAACCGTGCAGGTTTACCGACGGCCTGGTGAGGAGTCGTAA